GTCCAAATGGTTATCCATTGATGTGGAGAGAGACATAGAAAAGAACGCGAGAGCGGAGGAGCAATGTTTGGGGTGCAGACGAGGTGGATATTTTGTAGACAGTTTGAGGATTTTCTGCGGATTGCCTGCGGATTATCTGCGCATTATCAGCGTATTATCAGCGTATTTTCTGCGTATTTTCAGCGTATTTTCTGCGTATTTTCTGCGGATTGTCTGTGCGTTCCGTGATGGATGAGCAACGTGGATTTCGGCGCTGCTTCGCGTTAAAGATGCGATGGTAACATAATCAAATGGGGGTGAGCAAACGGTCACTCTTAATTTGGCCAACTGCCTTCCTGACCAGTTGTGCCTCCCTGGCCACTTGCCAATCTGCCGATATGCAGAACTGCTAACCGGCTAATACTCTCGAAAAAGTATGGCGATGCATCTCGGGTGGCACTTAGCCGTATACCCTTCATAATATGCGGTCGTGATGTTCGCCACGGACTGATGGAAAGGGGCATCTACTTCTGCCACGAATGCATACATAATACAGTACgtacatataaacatataatcATGTACATACAATCATATACATAACATGTTCCGgcaaattaattaaaaataaagcattcattcgaaaaaagaattaaacgAATAGGAGAGGCGTACAAAAACCTACCATTCGTTTGgggaaccaaaaaaaaaaaaaggagaatcgatagaagaaattaagaagataaaaatacgcAGCTATGTTCGCACATATCCACTAAAGTAATAGGGCGAGGGTTagcattatacatttcataaaataaacatacagatatatgtatgtatggcaaatacatattatataatacagGAGTAGTAAATGGGTTTAATTCATTGAATagggcaagaaaaaaaaaaaaaaaaaaaaaaaagcaataatTACGTAAGGTGATATGAGATTATGAAAAGCTTAGCTTCGTATTGAGATGAGAGAGTCTTCCCAGaaacaaaaacgaagaaatttAATGTgctttatgcaaaaaaaggaaaaaaaaaaaaaaaaaaaagcaataaaatactcatttattcatttctCACTTTTTATCTTTAGTTATTTTAAACTccaaaaggtgaaaaaaaaaaaaaaatattcaatatttCCATCAAATTAGTTTAATGcaagtattatatatatacaatgtAAAGTATACATATAACCGTCATGAATtctactttaaaaaaaaaaaaaaaaaaacttcttttcTTGGTGCTCCTAAACGTATAATTACCCGTTCCATGTGGATGATGAtgagtaaataaataaaccgTTAATAATTCtatgcgtatttttttttttcgttcaatTTGTGCTAATTAAATTTTAGCAGTaattgtcaaaaaaaaaaaaaaaaatgacgatggGATTGCTTATTTAATTGAGTAAATTATGACTATATGAAAttctaaaaattgtaaaacagGCGAAACGGCGAAGAAGGTGAAATAAACGACATGGGCGAAAAAGGCGAATCATGTGGTTGAGGTAaaatttctcccccctcgcAAGTGGGCCAAAACGAATGTGGCAAAGCTGGCATGGGTCATGTGGAGAGGCGGCTAAAACGCAGATATGCAGAAtggcaattttgcaaaagaagcaattttgcaaaagaagcaattttgcaaaagaggCAATTTCGCCAAGTGGCCAATTACGAACTAAGCCCCGCTCACGCGCCTGCATACGCCGGTATACTCAGGGATAGGAAAGCCGCCTATCACGTTTATGCAAATGTACAAACGTATGCAGGTGTACCTCTACGTATGtaagtacatacatatatgtacaaaaggaaagggaggtcaattttattcttcctgATATGTTGACCCCCGCATGAACGGTGCGGGCACGCATATGATACGTGGGTAGACTCACAAAAAGGCGCAAATTGGGGCTCCACTGCAATACGCAAGCATAGCATTGCTTATGTGGCGAAAAAATCTGGAGCGTTCGCTTAACGGTGGAGGTGAAATGCTTGTTGGTTCAATCAGTAGTAGGGGTAGGTGAGGTGCGACGTGGAACGGTGAAGCTTAACGATGGTGGTGTATGGTGCGGAAGTTAACAGTCTGGAAGGGTTATCAGgttggaaggggaaaaagttgttaaaaaataagttgaTGGGGAAAAAGCTGATAGGCAAAAGCTtggtaggaaaaaattcgAGTGGCAAAAgttgaaaagcaaaaaggttgaaaggcaaaaaagttgaaaggcaaaaatgttgaaaagcaaaaatgttaaaaaggcaaaaaactAAAACGGCAACAAactaaaatggaaaaaatataaaatagcaaaaaactAAAATGCCAAAAAACTAAAATGCCAAAAAACTAAAACGCAAAACGGTTGTAGGGACAAAAGGTTAAAAACGCGAAAGTGACGTTCATTCCGTGTTACTGCAAATTTCTCCCTCGACACATATTACAAGAAggtcaaataaaaaaagtgtaataATGGTGCTGCCTTCTCAGTTCTGCACTTTCCTCGTTTGGCCTTTCTGAGCTTTGCATTTGTGCTACTAGcaccctttaaaaaaaatatgtaacatTTAAACAGGTTCTTCAATTTTATGTACCTCTACttatttttgacaaaaatgaatgactGTGTGCTTATGAtagttttattaaaaaaaggtagaaaaCAAATAGGcatgagtatttttttttttcaaattatgcaTGCAGCTTACATTTTATACCCTTCGACACATAACGGAGTGGCTTCAAGTTGGCTTTCGGTGAAAAGCGGAACCCATTCCCCACCCCCTTGAGGCTCCCACTTTGGAGGTGCGCCCGGTATGTACCCATGTGCGTCATCGGCACGTCATGTACGTAGGCATGACgccatatgtgcatataagtATATCTTCACATAAGTACATGTGCACTTGCAAATGAAGCGTGCTCACTCCAACGTACCTTGAATATAATATCTTCGTCGAACTGCCAccgaaaataattattttgttttgcgcACTGCCGCGCGTTACCATTCGTGACCTCTCCACCGTCCACGCCGCAAAAACTGCATCTCGTGCAATTAGCGGCGCAGGGCgatacatgtgcacatatatataaatatgcattcCTGGATGCACCCACATATGGGTTAAATATGCCCACATATGCGTtgccattttcattttctcatGTGATTGCCCTTAAGTCGTATGACGGCCTATCCCCCTTGGTGGCAGCAAAAACCGTGCGCCGTGTGTTAGCAGAAATGCATGCACTTGCAATCTGTGGGGGCGGGGGGTTCTTGTTCCATGCGGCACGCTGACAGAGGGGTATAGCACCCTGGCTGACGTGGTCATAATGGCGAACCACCtaccattaaaaaaaacaaacaggaGCAAATTCTCCACCTCACCGTGGGCATAATTTCACGTGAATACAATTTTAaaccttttcttcccccgaGTGATGATAAATTGTGCGCAGTTAATTACGTACATTTGGGGGGATTCCCATTTGGGAACACGCGTAGTTCCACTTTTGAATGTCGTTGGGCTATGCATATACACGCATTGGGGTGATGGTGATGATGGCGGCAATGAGGGATGGGTCCctaacttttcttttttgtgcttttccccctttttgctgcaATGGCAGAATTGTGGAAAGAGGGTAAATACAAATGCGCCCCTTGACCTTTGTCACAAAATATGACATTGGAAGAAGTTGATTGGCCAATAGTAGAAGTATTTCCCCCAAAAGGTTCACACCGAGGGACTTTCAAAGGTTTAAAAGGAAGCACAACAGAATGGGTCATTCTGGAGGCTGTCtctcgtattttttttttttttttttttttttctccccttttggaacAAAATATcgttcatttctttttaaatatctcaaaaaaaaggtggcatgaaaaaaaaaaaaaaaaataaaaataaaaaaataaatatgtgcaaGTAGTTACACCTGTCAAGCAGATTTCGCCCTTACGTtcatgtgaaatttttttttttttttttatttctcccctGATCGTACTGATCAATGGGAAAGTTAAACGTGAAAGAAATGGACATGTGTAAAATAGGATGGATGAGTAACTCGAACGGAACTCCtccaaatgataaaattaattgcTGATAAAGCGCCgctgaggaaaaaaaaaaaaaaaaaaatgcatgatGGGTACCACAAAATGATGTAGCAACGTATATGAAGCGTATGTTGCATTGTACAATATCACACAAACGATACGATGGTGGGAATGAATTcatttaagaaaaatgaCGCTGCTAAAGGGGACCATCGCAGGGACGGTAAACTTCCTTCACATGGTTTCCCCCCCACAAGGGAAAATTTTCACCGCTGTTTGGCTCCCCTAGGTGAAGGCAAcgcgcgcaaaaaaatgattaatcCGTTTTGATCTAGCTTGCCCGTTTGTCGAACTCGCTGGGCTGAATGACCATCACGCGTTGTCGCTTTTTAGATGTACATCTATATGCGTACGCGCATAGTGCGTCACGTTCATATCTACTCCCCTAATTAATCACGCTTGAGAGAATCctacttggaaaaaatattttgcgctaaaaagaaaaaaagaaaatgtaaaagctTTCAACTTCGGTTCCACCTTCCCATGAATTACCCCACATTTAGGGGCCtacatttttctccattatTGTTCACCACCACAGGAACATATAGTACGATTAATCCCTGTGTGCGGATTTCCCCCTTATAGTTAGACTACTCAGtgcaaatggggaagcaTTCCCCTTGTGCACGCACCTTAAGGAGAAAATGATTTTGgtgtcatttttaaatggAACGAAAATAAtatggggaagaagaaaagaaaagccgTTCCTGTTGGACATTTTTAAGATTGGGAAAAATGTTGGGAAAGCTTCCACGTGCTCAAGTGGCCATACCTCAAAAGGGGTATCGGAAAGTGTGAACGGCAAGGAGAAGTTCATCCAGCTGCGGCATTCGGACAGTGCTACCaggttagaaaaaaaaaaaaaaaaaaaaaaaaccaatgTGGTGGATACACTAGTCATGTTTTTAATACCCATGTAGGAGAATGTCATGAGGCGGGATGGGACACAAATATGCGCTCACCCGAACACACCTGCGTGCATGTATACTTTTCAACACGCGTCACGCACAGGAACACACCTATTCgaattttctccccccccgtaGGTACCAGGTCAACGGAATAATGAAGACAAACAATTGgccgaagaaaaaaatctcaaaaaagaaaaacgaactgtacattttcctaaaaaaaacaggaaacaaaaaggtaGACTTTCACAAGCTAAACATTGCGCTAACAAAAAAGATaggggaaatgcaaaactTTAATGAAGTATATAAGTTGATTTATTACAACAAGGACATTTTAGTCCCCATAAATTACGTTGTATGTGTTTATAGAATGTACAAACTGGCGAAACAGAAAGAGTGCAGGATAGTGAACTACGAGATGCACGTAAATAGCCGTGTCGTGGGTGTAAGCATAGATGAGCTATGTCGGATGGCCGCCCTGGATCAAGTGAACGACTACGGGGAGCTAAGTCAGGGGGTGACTAtgcaagggggggagagcaCCTCGATCAGAAGCAGCTATGGAAGCGGAGAAGGATGTGATTTCCCCAAAAGGCAGAGAAACCCATTCATGATGGATCCACAGGAACAACCACGCTATCTCTGCCTCGACTACAAAAACGACATACTACAACACATGGTGAaccaaataaacaaaaactATTTCATGAACAAGTTAACCTACCGACACTTATCAAACCTGCTGTTTGCATTGATAAACTTGAAATATTACGACATCGCAACCTACTTGATATATGCTAAGCATGTAATCAGCATGTATGTCCACCTGTCATCTCAGGCCATCGCAAATATTACCTACTCGTACGCTTTACTTTTTAGTTTCTACTCAATCGATTTTACAATGTGTTATGAAAATTATGTGTACAAATATTACATACCTACGGGGGAAGGCACGTCAGAGGCGCTACACCATGACCGCATAAACTTGATGTTTTTGCTGCTCAGTCGGTGGATGTGCATGAAGGCTATCAAGCACCTTAACGGAAATTGTAAGGGGAAGTACGACATGGACAGTTTTTACAAAGGCGTTTTATCAAACACGGAAGAgttaaatgaaaaggaaaaaaaatatcacttACAATTTAACTCGGAAAATGTCaaacatgaagaaaaaaaattttttcaagaattttttatcttcctaTGGAGTATGTCCAAATTGACAACATTTACATCGATTTGATGCTCCGTACGATTCACCAAAATAGGAAGTATGTTTTTCCAAAGTTTAACGAAAAggatatatgtaattttattcagTCCGTGTGTACTTACTATccgataaaaaaattatatcaaaCGTGCAAGTCCAATGGGAATGCTTCTTACGCGGTTTCTCTTGGGAATGCAGACTCGTTTATCACTTTTGACTATGACGCCTTTTTGAGGAGTGCCCTCCTATGTACCCTCTtccatttgaaaaaatgcagttaTCAGCATTATGCGATTATTTTCAAGTGCCTTCGAAATTTGCAAAACATGGGTGATACCCATAACTTGGAGGGGGTAACAATTTGGGATGATCCCATGTCTTGTTCGTTGCCATGTGGAAGCAAAAGTGACGCTCACTCCTCCGAGCCGGACCATCAACCCGATTtctcttcaaaaaattattcactatataaaaaagggggagaaacaCACCCGATATATTTTCCCAAAACGAACtctgtacaaaatattttaaaaaagttagcaaaagttgttgtaaaaaatttacttacAAAACTTAGGAGCGGAAATGATGACATTCTTTACCATGTAAACTACTACAAGAGAAGTTCGGCTCTAAACTTACAACACTTGTCTGTATACCTTTACAATTTATCCCTCATGAATGAATTATACGTGGAAGACAAGACAAGGAAGGAACTGACCCAACTGctaatttccattttggagaaagGAATAAAACGTGTGCATTCCTTTGACAGCAAAAGCGCAAATGTAAAATTGGaggacaattttttgcaacagAGTTATGACAACTTGGTCTGTCTAAGCAATATCAACTACgcgttaaataaaaataacattacCAACGAATCCTTAGTCCTACACTCAGcagtacattttttcaaaatgtatcACGTGTTTTACAAGGTGTACAGAAATTCCGAAAGGACTGCacccttttttaactttcttgagaaaataaatgaaagagtattatccatttttaattgGACATTTTCACACACAGGGGTAGCCCTCATGCCATTATTCACTTTAATTAATTACCATTATTTGTACCTTTTATATGTGAAAGACGCCCCAAATCTGTTTGtccttttaaagaaaatgttaCTACCAATGACTATATACAATAATGTCACCCTCTACCAGCTGCGCCTCATTTTGAAGCTCCTAACAAATTACTACATGTCTCACGTGGTCAGTAAAAGGGAAGATGCTACTAATTACTTGGACCACCTGGATCGTATCCACGATGATGTGCTAACTTGCATGTATAGCTTATCTTTAATAATAGCAAATATCTCGCATAACATACGGAGTGAGAAACTCGCCATACAAGGGAACACCAAACCGAACAGTGACAAAGGTGAGTACGtctatttttacataaatctGGCACACACGTTGTTAAGAAGTTACTTCTATCACATGTACAGTTTAAACAcaggaaatataaaaaagcacATTTTGTGTCCCTCCCAAAATGAAGACACCCTTATGAAATTTTAcaccttttatttatttgtaaaaattaatatgaataaacATGTGCAATATGATAGGAATGTTGTGAAGAAATTTGTAAGCTCTAGTTCGGTACCCAAAAAGGGGTTTTACTTTTTGGAAAAGTTACTTCCGTCCTTTTCAGAGCAGAACAGTAGCAGTTTGGGGCACAGAGAAGGTCGGTATGGGGAGTCATTTGCACACACCGATTTGGAGATGAGCGAAGGGGCACAAATAAGGAACAGCTCAGAGAAGGAAGCGATGGATGAAGAGTTAAATGAAGAGATCCACACAGTTGACAGTTACCCCAATAAACGGAACCACGCTCAAATGAAAGGAGATAACAACAAGGATGTGCTTCCACTGTACGCAAATCATATTGACAACAGAAATTACTCCCCCAGGGAaaattttggcattttttatttaatacaaaaaagcATTCACccgaaggaaataaaaatgaataaaagaAATCTCCTGTTTTTAAAACAGCCAGATGTATCGCAAATTCTATTTAATCCACACGTTGATAACGAGTTGAGAAAAGTGGAGGAGCGAGTCCTTTTAACGTTTAAACAAATAGAAAGCTCCAAAT
The sequence above is drawn from the Plasmodium cynomolgi strain B DNA, chromosome 10, whole genome shotgun sequence genome and encodes:
- a CDS encoding hypothetical protein (putative), producing MILVSFLNGTKIIWGRRKEKPFLLDIFKIGKNVGKASTCSSGHTSKGVSESVNGKEKFIQLRHSDSATRYQVNGIMKTNNWPKKKISKKKNELYIFLKKTGNKKVDFHKLNIALTKKIGEMQNFNEVYKLIYYNKDILVPINYVVCVYRMYKLAKQKECRIVNYEMHVNSRVVGVSIDELCRMAALDQVNDYGELSQGVTMQGGESTSIRSSYGSGEGCDFPKRQRNPFMMDPQEQPRYLCLDYKNDILQHMVNQINKNYFMNKLTYRHLSNLLFALINLKYYDIATYLIYAKHVISMYVHLSSQAIANITYSYALLFSFYSIDFTMCYENYVYKYYIPTGEGTSEALHHDRINLMFLLLSRWMCMKAIKHLNGNCKGKYDMDSFYKGVLSNTEELNEKEKKYHLQFNSENYVQIDNIYIDLMLRTIHQNRKYVFPKFNEKDICNFIQSVCTYYPIKKLYQTCKSNGNASYAVSLGNADSFITFDYDAFLRSALLCTLFHLKKCSYQHYAIIFKCLRNLQNMGDTHNLEGVTIWDDPMSCSLPCGSKSDAHSSEPDHQPDFSSKNYSLYKKGGETHPIYFPKTNSVQNILKKLAKVVVKNLLTKLRSGNDDILYHVNYYKRSSALNLQHLSVYLYNLSLMNELYVEDKTRKELTQLLISILEKGIKRVHSFDSKSANVKLEDNFLQQSYDNLVCLSNINYALNKNNITNESLVLHSAVHFFKMYHVFYKVYRNSERTAPFFNFLEKINERVLSIFNWTFSHTGVALMPLFTLINYHYLYLLYVKDAPNLFVLLKKMLLPMTIYNNVTLYQLRLILKLLTNYYMSHVVSKREDATNYLDHLDRIHDDVLTCMYSLSLIIANISHNIRSEKLAIQGNTKPNSDKGEYVYFYINLAHTLLRSYFYHMYSLNTGNIKKHILCPSQNEDTLMKFYTFYLFVKINMNKHVQYDRNVVKKFVSSSSVPKKGFYFLEKLLPSFSEQNSSSLGHREGRYGESFAHTDLEMSEGAQIRNSSEKEAMDEELNEEIHTVDSYPNKRNHAQMKGDNNKDVLPLYANHIDNRNYSPRENFGIFYLIQKSIHPKEIKMNKRNLLFLKQPDVSQILFNPHVDNELRKVEERVLLTFKQIESSKSHIKIYNYIKNIYEKKKNGTQETFPIQNEYVVNKNNALFVVDIYDKNTNTIFEIDGISHYTKQYIPNKSLDSFSFFYNYKSYYILKHLILRENYNIVHLPLYDSKLCRSIICDYYKATSENG